The following proteins come from a genomic window of Pseudomonas sp. MAG733B:
- a CDS encoding efflux RND transporter periplasmic adaptor subunit, with amino-acid sequence MSKNLLARLSLVALALTLSACDKSSIAEEQPPLASVRVETIEARPLSISSELSGRIAAPRIAEVRARVAGVVLQRTFREGTDVKKGDVLFRIDPAPFKADLDSAEAALRKAEANAFQAKLQEQRYAQLIDDKAISAQDYDNARAMVRQTAADVAANKAAVERAKLNLGYATVTAPISGRIGRALVTEGALVGQNETTPLALIQQLNPIHADLTQSTRELNDLRRAFRSGQLKEVGQGQAKATLIQDDGSLYPLPGKLLFTDITVDPGTGQIILRSEFPNPDLDLLPGSFVRVRLEQAVNQQGISVPQRAIQRDSAGIAQVLLLDAEQRIRQQPVDLGPVQNDRWVVTSGLKPGDRIVTEGLQHARPGEKVQIDDSPLPLAQVSGQ; translated from the coding sequence ATGTCAAAGAATCTGCTTGCCAGGCTCAGCCTTGTGGCACTGGCGTTGACGCTCAGCGCGTGCGACAAGTCCTCGATCGCCGAAGAACAGCCTCCATTGGCCAGCGTTCGCGTCGAAACCATCGAAGCCCGACCGCTGTCGATCAGCAGCGAATTGAGCGGGCGCATCGCCGCGCCACGCATCGCCGAAGTGCGCGCCCGTGTCGCTGGTGTGGTCTTGCAGCGCACCTTCCGCGAAGGCACTGACGTGAAAAAGGGCGACGTTTTATTCCGCATCGACCCGGCGCCATTCAAGGCTGACCTCGACAGCGCCGAAGCAGCGTTGCGCAAGGCCGAGGCCAATGCGTTCCAGGCAAAACTGCAAGAGCAGCGCTACGCCCAGTTGATCGATGACAAAGCCATCAGCGCCCAGGACTACGACAACGCCCGGGCCATGGTGCGCCAGACTGCCGCCGATGTTGCCGCCAACAAAGCTGCGGTGGAACGAGCGAAACTCAACCTCGGCTACGCCACCGTCACCGCACCGATTTCCGGGCGCATCGGTCGTGCGCTGGTCACCGAGGGCGCATTGGTCGGGCAGAACGAGACCACGCCATTGGCGCTGATCCAGCAACTGAACCCGATTCACGCCGACCTGACCCAATCGACCCGCGAACTCAACGACCTGCGCCGGGCGTTCCGTTCCGGTCAGCTGAAAGAAGTCGGTCAAGGACAGGCCAAAGCCACGCTGATTCAGGACGATGGCAGCCTCTACCCGCTGCCCGGCAAGCTGCTGTTCACCGACATCACTGTCGATCCGGGCACTGGCCAGATCATTCTGCGTAGCGAATTTCCCAACCCGGACCTCGACTTGCTGCCCGGCAGTTTCGTGCGTGTGCGCCTGGAGCAAGCGGTCAATCAGCAAGGCATCAGCGTGCCGCAGCGGGCGATCCAGCGTGACAGCGCCGGCATTGCGCAAGTGCTACTGCTGGATGCCGAGCAGCGCATCCGTCAGCAACCGGTCGACCTGGGCCCGGTGCAGAACGACCGCTGGGTCGTGACCAGCGGCCTCAAACCCGGCGACCGCATCGTCACCGAAGGCCTGCAGCACGCTCGCCCCGGCGAGAAAGTGCAGATCGATGACTCCCCTCTCCCACTTGCCCAGGTTTCTGGCCAGTAA
- a CDS encoding response regulator transcription factor has protein sequence MPNILLVEDDTALAELIASYLERNGYSVSVIGRGDHVRERARLNPPDLVILDLMLPGLDGLQVCRLLRADSATLPILMLTARDDSHDQVLGLEMGADDYVTKPCEPRVLLARVRTLLRRSSLSEPQTANDRILMGNLCIDLSERTVTWRGQLVELSSGEYNLLVVLARHAGEVLSRDQILQRLRGIEFNGTDRSVDVAISKLRRKFDDHAGEARKIKTVWGKGYLFSRSEWEC, from the coding sequence ATGCCCAACATCCTCCTGGTCGAAGACGACACCGCCCTCGCCGAACTGATCGCCAGCTATCTTGAGCGCAACGGCTACTCCGTCAGCGTGATCGGTCGTGGCGATCATGTGCGCGAGCGGGCGCGGCTCAATCCTCCGGACCTGGTGATCCTCGACCTGATGCTGCCCGGCCTCGATGGCCTGCAAGTCTGCCGCTTGCTGCGAGCCGATTCGGCGACGCTGCCGATCCTGATGCTCACCGCCCGCGACGACAGCCACGATCAAGTGCTCGGCCTGGAAATGGGCGCCGACGATTACGTCACCAAACCCTGTGAGCCGCGCGTCTTGCTGGCGCGGGTGCGTACTTTGTTGCGGCGCAGCAGCCTCAGCGAACCGCAAACCGCCAATGACCGCATTCTGATGGGCAACCTCTGTATCGATCTGTCGGAGCGCACCGTGACCTGGCGCGGTCAACTGGTTGAACTATCCAGCGGCGAATACAACCTGCTGGTGGTGCTCGCCCGGCATGCCGGCGAAGTATTGAGCCGCGACCAGATCCTGCAACGCCTGCGCGGCATCGAGTTCAACGGCACCGACCGCTCGGTGGACGTGGCGATTTCCAAGCTGCGGCGCAAATTCGACGACCATGCCGGCGAGGCGCGCAAGATCAAGACCGTGTGGGGCAAGGGTTACCTGTTCAGCCGTTCCGAGTGGGAATGCTGA
- a CDS encoding ATP-binding protein: MFRILFRLYLVTIVSFSAAIYLVPDLVIKVFHERFITYNLDYSRGLQTLIVKQFKAVPSEQWPALAADMDKEFDPLHIVLSDNDDPGLSPDEQQRLQRGENVVRVGDWGWRTLAVAPLNEQTVVQMVVPPDPMDVSLLYWSINVLIGATMLACLLLWLRPHWRDLERLKSAAERFGKGHLGERTQIAPSSNIGSLANVFDTMAGDIENLLNQQRDLLNAVSHELRTPLTRLDFGLALALSDDLPATSRERLQGLVDHIRELDELVLELLSYSRLQNPARVPEQVEVSLDEFIDSILGSVDDEQSPDIVIDVLLHGQLERFTLDPRLTARALQNLLRNAMRYCEKRIQIGVQVCPKGCEIWVDDDGIGIPDDERERIFEPFYRLDRSRDRATGGFGLGLAISRRALEAQGGTLTVEASPLGGARFRLWLPTPS; this comes from the coding sequence ATGTTCAGAATCCTCTTTCGCCTGTACCTGGTGACCATCGTCTCGTTCAGCGCAGCGATTTATTTAGTGCCGGACCTGGTGATCAAGGTCTTCCACGAGCGCTTTATCACCTACAACCTCGATTATTCCCGGGGCCTGCAAACGCTCATCGTCAAGCAGTTCAAAGCCGTGCCGAGCGAGCAATGGCCGGCGCTGGCGGCGGACATGGACAAGGAGTTTGATCCGCTGCACATCGTGCTCAGCGACAATGACGATCCCGGTCTGTCGCCTGATGAGCAGCAGCGATTGCAGCGCGGTGAGAATGTGGTCCGCGTCGGTGATTGGGGCTGGCGCACGTTGGCGGTGGCGCCGCTGAACGAGCAGACCGTGGTGCAAATGGTGGTGCCGCCGGACCCGATGGATGTCAGCCTGTTGTACTGGAGCATCAACGTGCTGATCGGCGCGACGATGCTCGCATGCCTGTTGCTGTGGCTGCGTCCGCACTGGCGTGATCTGGAACGCCTGAAAAGCGCGGCCGAGCGCTTCGGCAAGGGCCACTTGGGCGAACGCACACAGATCGCGCCGAGTTCAAACATCGGCAGCCTGGCCAACGTTTTCGACACGATGGCCGGCGATATCGAAAACCTGCTGAACCAGCAGCGGGATCTGCTGAACGCGGTTTCCCATGAGCTGCGCACGCCGCTGACCCGCTTGGACTTCGGCCTGGCGCTGGCCCTGTCCGACGACTTGCCGGCCACCAGCCGCGAGCGTCTGCAAGGCTTGGTCGATCACATTCGCGAACTCGATGAGCTGGTGCTGGAGCTGTTGTCCTACAGTCGCCTGCAAAACCCGGCGCGGGTGCCGGAACAGGTCGAAGTGTCGCTGGACGAATTCATCGACAGCATTCTGGGCAGCGTCGATGACGAGCAATCGCCGGACATCGTCATCGACGTGCTGCTCCACGGCCAGCTCGAACGCTTCACCCTCGACCCACGGTTGACCGCTCGCGCCCTGCAAAACCTGCTGCGCAACGCCATGCGCTACTGCGAAAAGCGCATCCAGATCGGCGTGCAGGTGTGCCCCAAAGGCTGTGAAATCTGGGTCGACGATGACGGCATCGGCATTCCGGACGACGAGCGTGAGCGGATTTTCGAACCGTTCTATCGGCTGGACCGCAGTCGTGATCGGGCGACGGGCGGGTTTGGTTTGGGGCTGGCGATCAGTCGCCGGGCGCTGGAGGCTCAGGGCGGTACGTTGACGGTGGAAGCGTCGCCGTTGGGTGGCGCACGCTTCAGGTTGTGGTTGCCGACGCCATCCTGA